GCCACAGCGCCCTGGTGGGCACCGGCCTTGATGTCTGGCTCATCAGAGAAGGTGTGCGCCGCGTCATCATCAGCGGTATCCGCACCGAGCAGTGCTGCGAAACCACGGCCCGCCATGCTTCCGACCTGGGCTGGGAAGTCGACTACGTGGCCGACGCCACGCTCACCTTTGACATGCTGCAGCCGGACGGCACGCCCCTGTCCGCCGCCGACATCACCGCCCGTACCGTCACCGTGCTGCATGAACGCTTTGCCACCGTGTGCACGGTGCAGCAGGCACTGGCGCGCGCGGGGTCTGGGTCATGATCACGGTCTGGTTCATGCTCCTGCCGGACAGCCTGATCATGGACTGGGCCGGTCCCGCCGAAGCGCTGCGCATCGCCAGCCAGATTCGCCGCCTGCAAGGACAGGCCGCGCCGTTCGCCATGCGCTTTTGCGGCCCGCAGGCAAGCTGCGCCACGTCGGTGGGCATTGCCGTCAGCGGGCTGGAACCCTTGCCGCAGCAGTTGCCCGAGGGGCAGCACTGGATCGTGCTGGTGGGGCGCCCGGGGCAGGAAACGCTGGCCGATGATAACGCCACCCGCGAGCTGCTGGCCTGGCTGCGCCGTCTCGACCTGGCCGAGGGCGGCACCGAGCTGATGACGATCTGCGCCGGATCGGTCATTGCGGCCCACGCCGGGCTGCTCCACGGCCGCCGCGCCACAACCCACCACCATCACCTCGACGAGCTGCAGCAAACCGGCCAGGGCTGCATGGTGGTACGCAACCGCGTGTTTGTGCAGGATGGCCCGGTGTGGAGCAGCGCCGGCGTCACGACCGGCCTGGACCTCATGCTGCACCGGATCGGGCTGGCATGCGGCCCCGCCCTCGCAGCCGAGGTGGCCCAGAACATGGTGGTGCCACTGCGGCGCGGTCCCAACGACCCGGAGCTCTCGCCCTTTCTCGCTTACCGCAACCATATTCATCCTGCCCTGCACCGGGTGCAGGACGCCGTCACCCAGGCGCCGCAGCAAGCCTGGACCGTACCGGCCATGGCGGCCATGGCGCACACATCGCCGCGCCATCTGACACGCCTGTTCCTGGAATACGCCGGCATCGCGCCGCTGGAATACCTGCGCCGCATCCGGCTGGCAGTGGCGCAGACAGCGCTGCGCTCGGGGAACAATGTGACGCAGGCAGCGGCCACGGCCGGGTTCAGCTCCGATACCCAGCTGCGCCGCGCGTGGCAGCATTTCGGCCTGGAAGGAACGCCCTCGGGCATGCACAGTTGACACAACGCCCGTCAATACGGGCGGCCGCTCCGATGGCGGCAGGTCCCGGTTTGTGCAGCGATGTAACACATGCATACACGTTTACGGGTGACGGGGGGCGGGCATCCTTGCTATGATCTGGCGCTAAGTGCTGCCGGCTTGTGCCTGGCAGCTTGTACCACGCCCGTGAAAGATGCCATGAATCGTCCTCAAATGCTGATCGTTGCCGCCAGCCTTGCGCTGGTGCAGACCGCCGCCCTGGCCGCACCTGCCGCCGCCCCCACTGCCGCCGCTGCTCCTCTGCCGGCGAGCAATCCACTGGCAGCGGCCAGCACGCTGCCGTTCCAGTATCCCATGTTCGACAAGATCAAGGACAGCCACTACCAGCCGGCCTTTGCCGCGGGCATGCGCGAACAGCTGGCCGAAGTGGCTGCCATTGCCGGCAGCAAGGACGCGCCCACCTTCGACAACACCATCGTGGCCATGGAAAAATCGGGCCAGCTGCTGTCGCGCGTGTCGACCATTTTCTCGGCCCTGCAAGGCGCCAACACCAACGACAAGCTCGATGCCATCGACCGTGAAATGGCCCCCAGGCTGGCGGCCCACGACGATGCCATCTTCCTCAACGACAAGCTGTTCCAGCGCGTGAAAGCGCTGTACGACCAGCGCGCCACCCTGGGCCTCGATGCCGAATCCGCCTTCCTGCTCGAGCGCTACTACAAGGACTTCGTGCTGGCCGGCGCCAACCTGAGCCCGGAAGACAAGAAGCGCCTGAAGGCCTACAACGGCCAGATCGCCACGCTCCAGACCACGTTCAGCCAGAACGTGCTGAAGGAAAAGAATGCCAAGGCGCTGGTGGTCAATGTGCGCTCGGAACTGGCCGGCATGAGCGACGCGGCCATTGACGGCGCCGCTGCCGAAGCGGCCAGGCGCGGCCTCAAGGGCAAGTTCGTCATTCCCCTGATGAACACCACGGGCCAGCCGGCGCTGTCGGTGCTGACCAACCGCGCCGTGCGCGAGCGCCTGCTGGACGCATCCATGAAGCGCAGCAGCCAGGGCGGTAAGTATGACAACCGCGCCGTGGTCCTCAAGCTGGCCAAGCTGCGGGCGGAAAAGGCGGCGCTGCTGGGCTACCCTGACTATGCTTCCTACTCGCTGGCCGACCAGACCGCGCAGACCCCGGCCAACGTCAACAAGCTGCTGTCCGACCTGGCCAAGCCGGCCGTGGCCAATGCACGCAAGGAAGCAGCTGCAATCCAGAAGATCATCGATGCGGAAAAGGGCGGCTTCAAGGTCGCCGCCCACGACTGGGATTTCTATACCGAGAAGGTGCGCGCTGACCAGTACAGCTTTGACGAAAACCAGCTCAAGCCTTACTTTGAACTCGACAATGTGCTGGTCAAGGGCGTGTTCTTCGCGGCCGAGAAACTCTACGGCCTGACCTTCAAGGAACGCAAGGATCTGCCGGTCTACAACGACGACGTGCGCGTGTTCGACGTCTACGATGCCGACGGCAAGCTGCTGTCGATCTTTATCGCCGACATGTACGCCCGCAGCAACAAGCAGGGCGGCGCGTGGATGAATGCCTATGTGCCGCAGTCCGGTCTGCTGGGCAACAAGCCGGTCGTTGCCAACCATCTCAACATTCCCAAGCCGCCCAAGGGCGAGCCGACCCTGCTGACGGCCGACGAAGTCAAGACCACCTTCCACGAGTTTGGCCATGCGCTGCACGGCTTGCTGTCGAACGTGAAGTACCCGCGTTTCTCCGGCACCAATGTGCCGCGTGACTTCGTGGAATACCTGTCGCAGGTCAATGAAATGTGGATGTACGAGCCCGCGGTGCTGGCCAACTACGCCAAACATTACAAGACGGGCGAACCGATGCCCAAGGAATTGCTGGACAAGGTAGCGGCATCGAAAAAGTTCAACCAGGGTTTCGCCACCACGGAGTACATTGCGGCGTCGCTGCTGGACCAGAAGTGGCACCAGCTGCCGGCGGCAAAGATCCCGACCGATGTGCTGGGCTTTGAAGCGGCCGCGCTCAAGGAAGCCGGCGTGGATTTCGCACCGGTTCCGCCGCGCTACCGCACGACCTACTTCTCGCACGCATTCTCGGGTGGCTACGCGGCTGGCTATTACTCCTACCTGTGGAGCGAAAAGCTCGATGCCGATACCGTGGAATGGTTCAAGGAAAACGGCGGCTTGCAGCGCAAGAACGGCGACCACTTCCGCAAGACCTTGCTCTCGCGCGGTGGCTCGATTGAAGCGATGCAGATGTTCCGCAATTTCCGGGGACGTGACGCCAAGATCGAACCATTGCTCGAGCGCCGCGGCCTGATCGCCGACTAAGCCTCACCCTCAGTACCCAGCCGCCCGCTTTGCCGGGCGGTTTGCATTTCAGGTGCGCTGCTGCAGGTGAGCGCGCACCGCTTCCTGAAAGCCCATTGCATCCTTGGGCGGATAGTAAATCCAGCGCTTGCCGAACTGGATGCGGAAGTGGGCGATGGAAGTGGCCGTCGGCGTCATCTCGCGCGGCAGCACCAGTGGCCACAGCCAGCCGTGGATGATCAGTTCTTCGCGCGAGGCTTCTGTCACTTCCGTCACATCCTTCCACGCGATAAGTTTCGGATCGCCCAGCATGCGCTTGAGGCGCAGGCCGTCGCCGGCCACGGTGATGTCGGTGACGCAAAACAGGACGAACCCCAGGTACAGGGCGCCGGCAAAGATCCAGGCGATGGTGGTGCTGCCGGATGCATACCATGCCAGCAGGGCAGGCAGGCCGAACAGGATGGCAGACTGGCCAATGCCAATCACGATGGCGATGAGGGTGTCGGCCATATCGCGTGGTGCAACGCGCGGCGGAAAAGTGTGCTCGGACATGATTTGATGGGCAGCCGGGGGGGCGCGAGAAAAAGTTAAAACCTGAGTATGGCCGTGTTGATGCCGATGTGCAACAGTTGAGCTACCCGCTAGTGTTGCTTTCCGCCATCTGTTACGCTCTATAACTTTTCGCTGAGCCATTCCGATGAAACCCAGATTGTTGTTCAAGCGCGCCTGCGCGGTGACCGGCCTGCTGGCGCTGGTTGGCATTGGTTTATACGCTGCCGTGAACCGGAACGACAGGCCACCCTCGCTCGTGGTCCATCGGCTTGAAGCGGCTATGCATGCACTTGGCAGCGCTGCGCCGGCCGACAATGGCTATATCCATATGCTGGCACTGGACGTGCCGCCGGATCGGGATGTCGTTGCCGTCGGGGCGGGCAGGGCAGCGTGGCTGGCGCAGTGGACCGCCAAAGACGCGCGTGAGGATTCGTCATTTCCCGACGGCCTCCAAGCTGTGTCGATGGAGCCGGCAGCGTCCTACCACGCGCTGCACCAGGCCTGCCGCCAGCTCAACCGCGTGTGTCAGGATGCCTTGGCCATGGACATGAGCAAGACCACAGCATGGCTCGCTTCCCAGCAATGGCTGCACGCACGTTATGGCACCATGCTAGGCACCACTGCCTGGCGCGAGGTGCCGCTGGCGGGAGAACAGATACCCTTGCCTCGGTTCAGCCCTGGGTTTGAGGGACAGCGGCTTCATTTGCTACACGCATGGCTGCAAGCGCGTGAGGGCAATGCGGAACAAGTTAAAACGCTGCTGGAACGTGACCTGGTGTTCTGGCGCATGATGCAGCTATCGGCCGCTAACCTGCTGACGAAAATGATGGGGACGGCGGGCATCCAGCAACACTTTCAGGCAGCCAGCATGATCATGCACGCGCTGCCAGCCAGCCAGCGATCGCGTGCCATTCCGCGCAGCTGGGGCGTGGCCTTTTCACCGGAAGAACGATCCATGACACTGGCCATGGCGGGCGAATATACGCTTGTGAAGGGCGGCTATGCAGAGATCGCGCAAAAAGCGCAAGCTGGCCCATGGTGGCGCGTGCTCCCGTTCAAGGTGGGCGCCTTCCAGATGCAGGATTCCCTGAACCGCTATGCCGGGCACACAGTTGCCATTGCGGACACGCTGGCCGTCGACTTTCCGCAGATGCAAGCGGCAAGTGAGCGCGCTCGCATGCTTGTGCCCGCCACCCGGGATCAGGGCTTTGCTACATACTTGTATAATCCGCTGGGCAAGATGCTCATCGAGGTGGCTGTAGAAACAGCCAGCTTCGTTAACTACGGCTTGCGCGTGGCCGATCTGGAAGCGATGCGGCGCGCCGCCCTGCTCGCGGCGCACTTGCGTGCGACCAATGTTGCCCGCGCTGATATGCCCGCCAGCATGCAGGCATCCGCGCTACGCAATCCCTACAGCGGCCAGCCATTTGTATGGGACGCGGAAAAAGAGCGGTTGATGGTCGGTGGTCTCGCGCAACCTGATCCACGGCGAGAGGCGATTGAGTACTAAATGTGAGACCCGGCGTCGTAAGCACGCGCAGCTGTCAGGGGATAGTCGACCGTGACCCTGATAAACTGCGGCCTTTCTCGCCTTGAAAGTTGCACATGGCTTGGCTCATCACGAAATATCTCATCACTGCCGGCATGGTCGTTGCCATTTCCGAAGTGGCCAAGCGCAGTGACCGCCTGGGCGGGCTGGTGGCGGCATTGCCGCTGGTGACTTTCCTGGCGCTGGTCTGGCTCTACCTCGACAAGCAGCCGGCCGAGAAGATTGCCAACCACGCCTGGTACACCTTCTGGTATGTGGTGCCGACCTTGCCGATGTTCCTGGCGTTTCCGCTTTTGCTGCCGCGCCTGGGGTTCTGGCTGACCATGGCAGCGTGCATCGCCTTGACCGTGTGCTGCTTCGTCCTGTTTGCCCTGCTCGTGCGCCAGTTCGGCATTGAGCTCCTGCCCTGAGGGCTGCGTAGCGTCTTGCGCGCTGTCGGGTAGCGCAGCATGATGCTTTTGCCAAGCAGCTGGTCAAAAAGTTTTGCCTCCCTATACTTGGACTGCGTTTTCCAGTTGTCCAACCTCAAGGAGTCAGACATGTCCAAATTGATGCGCGTGCTTGCTGCCGGTGCCGTGGGTGCCGTCATGTCAGGATGCTATGTGATGCCGCTGAACCAGCACCCTGTTGGCGGCGGTTATTCTGCCCAGGGCACCGCCTTCGTTCCCGTGGCCGCAGTCCGGGCACCATTCACCGCGCGCCTGTACCCGGCCAACACGGCGGCATCTCAACTGGGCCCGGCGTCGGGCATGATCAGTAATCCCGAAGACGGACGCGGCCAGTTCTCATTTGCCGTTGGCGGCGAATCGTTCCAGGGGGAAGCCACGCGCGCGGCCCATGCGAAGAAGGGTATCGCCAACGCCAGCGGCAGCCGCGGCGGTTTCGTGCGCTGCGAATACATGATGAGCAGCAGTGCCATTGGCTCCGGCTCTTGCCTGTTCTCGGGCGGTGCCCGCTACGACATGCATATCTCGCAATAAGCCCCGCCCCAGCGTGCTAAGCTACGCCATCCGCATGCCGCTTTCCGGTGTGCGCTTTTTTCCATTTGGCGTAGAGTTGCATTGACAATGAGTGTTCAGGCCCTGCACGGTATTACCTTAGAATCTTTACTGACCCGGCTGGTCGAGCATTACGGCTGGGAAGGCCTGGCGCAGCGCATCGACATCAATTGTTTCATCAGCGATCCCAGCATCAAATCGAGCCTGAAGTTCTTGCGCAAGACTCCGTGGGCGCGCACCAAGGTCGAAGAGCTGTACCTGGCAACAAAGTTCACACCATAAACGAGGACGACATGTTGAATGACACCACGGCGAACCTGAAGTCCCATCTGAAAGAATTGCACGCCAACCTGTCCCAGACGGGGACGGTCGATGCCGAGCTGCAGGAATTGCTGCGCCAGCTCGATGGCGACATCCAGCAACTGCTGGAACGGCCCATCAGCCGCCAGCCCGACGACGTGCTGCTGGCCGATGCGTCCGGCACCACGCTGGCGCCGCAGGACCTGTCGGAGCGCACCCAGGAAATTGCAGCCCGCTTCGCAGTAGAGCATCCGCGCCTGGAACCGGCGCTGCGGGAACTGTCGCGCATGCTGGCCAACATCGGGATCTGAGGCGTTACTTGCTGTTGCCAAGCAAATAACGGCTGGCGGCTGCGCCGGGAGCGGGCAGAGGCCTGCGCACCAGTGCGCCGGTGTGGATGGCTTGACGCGCTGCCTGTTTTATTGGCACAAACGTCACAAGTTATTGATAGTTAAGACGTTTTTTGGTGGCGTTGCAACGGCAAAACCGGCCCCCGGCGGTTGGCAGGCAGGCTTTTCCGGTACAATACCGCCCAATGAACTCCCCAACAAATCTCTTCGCGACCGTCCCCAAACGGTCCAGCCGCGCGCCTGCCGCGCCTTTCCTGCCCATGTCCCGCGCCGAAATGGATGCCTTGGGCTGGGATCAGTGCGACGTCATCCTGGTGACGGGCGACGCCTACATCGACCATCCAAGCTTTGGCATGGCCCTGGTCGGCCGCCTGCTGGAAGCGCAGGGATTCCGGGTTGGTATCATCAGCCAGCCGGACTGGATGTCGGCCGAGCCCTTCCGCGCGCTGGGCAAGCCGCGCCTGTATTTTGGCGTGACGGCCGGGAACATGGATTCCATGGTCAACCGCTACACGGCTGACCGCAAGATCCGGTCCGACGACGCCTACACGCCTAATGGCGAACCCAACAAGCGGCCGGACCGCACCGTGACCGTGTACGCCCAGCGCGCGCGCGAAGCGTTCCCGGACGTGCCGGTCATCATCGGCAGCATCGAAGCGTCGCTGCGCCGCATTGCCCATTACGATTACTGGTCCGACAAGGTGCGCCGCTCGGTGCTGCCTGATTCCAAGGCCGACATGCTGCTGTTTGGTAATGCCGAACGCGCGCTGGTCGACCTGACCCACCGCCTCGACGCCGGCGAAAACATTCGCGATATCCGCAACCTGCGCGGCACCGCCTTCATGGTGGCGCCGGGCTGGCTGCCGGGCGAGGACTGGTCGGTGGCCAACTCCACCCGCGTCGATACCCCGGGCAAGGTGGACGCTCACCCCGATCCCTACGCCATGGCGCAGGAAGACAAGACGGCCTGCGCGACCGATAATGCCGCGCAGGCGCCTGAAGTCGTCAAGCCGATCCGCATCATGTCGCGCGAAGAGCGCCAGGCCCTGGCCAAGGAAAAGCACGACAAGACCGTGGTGCGCCTGCCGTCGTTCGACGTGGTCAAGGACGACCCGGTCATGTACGCCCACGCTTCGCGCGTGTTCCACCTGGAGTCAAATCCCGGCAATGCCCGCGCCATGGTGCAGGCGCACGGCGAGCGCGACGTTTGGCTCAACCCGCCGCCTTTGCCTTTGGCCATGGACGAGATGGATGGCGTGTACGACATGAATTACGCGCGCGCCCCGCATCCAAGCTATGGCAAGGCGCGCATTCCCGCGTGGGAAATGATCCGCTTCTCGGTCAACATCATGCGTGGCTGCTTTGGCGGCTGCACCTTTTGTTCCATCACGGAGCATGAAGGGCGCATCATCCAGAGCCGATCGGAGCCATCAATCCTGCGTGAGATCGAGCATATCCGCGACAAGACCAAGGGCTTTACCGGCACCATTTCCGACATGGGCGGTCCCACGGCCAATATGTACCGCCTGGCCTGCAAGGACAAGAAGATCGAGGAATCATGCCGCCGCCTGTCGTGCGTCTACCCGACCATCTGCGTCAATTTGGGTACCGACCACAGCAAGCTGATTTCGCTGTACCGCAAGGCGCGCGCGATCCCGGGCGTCAAGAAGGTGCTGATCAGCTCGGGCCTGCGCTACGACCTGGCCGTACGTTCGCCGGAATACGTCAAGGAACTGGTGACCCACCACGTGGGTGGCCTGCTCAAGATCGCGCCCGAGCATACCGAAGAAGGCACGCTGTCCAAGATGATGAAGCCGGGCATCGGCGCCTATGACGAGTTCAAGGAAATGTTCGACCGTTTCTCTCTGGAAGCGGGCAAGAAGCAATACCTGATCCCTTACTTCATTGCGGCCCACCCGGGCACGACTGACGAGGACATGCTCAACCTGGCCCTGTGGCTCAAGAAGAACAACTTCAAGCTGGACCAGGTGCAAACCTTCATGCCCACGCCCATGGCCATGGCAACGACCATGTACCACTCGCGCAAGAATCCACTCAAGAAAGTTACGGCCGATTCGGAAATCGTGGAAACAGCGCGCAGCGGCAAGGTGCGCCGTTCGCACAAGGCCTTCCTGCGCTACCAGGACCCGGCCAACTGGCCGATCCTGCGCGAGACCCTGGTCAAGATGGGCCGTGGCGACCTGATCGGTAATGGCGACCGGCACCTGGTGCCGGCCTGGCAGGCGTCGGAAGATGGCGGCCTGGCTGCAGGCGAGCGCAAGCGCCAGACGGCAGGACCGGGCACGCTCGACAAGTTCGCTGCTGTGCCCCGGCGCAAGACCGAGCGCGCCGCCGCGCCCACGCCATTCATCGCGCCGGAATCGAAGGTGCGACCATCGATCCTGGCCACCATCAAGACGCGCCCCAAGGCGTCGGCCCCAGGGCCGCAAGCGGCATCATCCGCGCGCGCAGGGGCAGCCAAAGCCCGCCCGGGCCGCAAGTAATTTCTGGCCGCCGTCCGCGGCCGGAACGTCGAGGGGAAGGCCGGCGCAAGCTGCCTTCCCCTTTGCATTTCTGTCCAATTTCGCTTTTGGCAAGCCGTTGTAGCCTTGCACAGCTGCACGGTATTTCTGACTGTTTGCTGACGAACGAACGTACAATCGAACAAATACGTTGCCGTAGCGCACCGCTTTTTCTTTCTTAAGCATTCAATGATGGCTATGGACATTTGCCGGCGCTGGTTCCTTGCGCCGCATGCTGCTGTGCTGGCGCTGCTGATGTGCTCGTGCCTGCCTGCGCACGCGTTGGACAAAGTCCGCTTGCAGCTCAAGCATACGCACCAGTTCCAGTTTGCCGGCTACTACGCGGCGCTGGAAAAAGGGTATTACCGCGACGCCGGACTCGATGTGCAGATCGCCGAAGGCCGCAGCGGCAATGAACCGGAGCGGCGCGTGATCGACGGCAGCGCCGACTATGGCGTGGGCAGCAGCAGCCTGCTGCTGGCGCGCGCAGCCGGCAAGCCGGTAGTGGTATTGGGTGTGATCCTCCAGCATTCCCCTTACACTCTGCTGGTGCGCAAGAGCGGCGCGCAGTCGAGCATCCAGGATATCGTTGGCAAGCGCGTCATGATTGGCTCGCTCACCGATGAACTGACCCAGGCCGACGAACTGATGGCCTACCTGAAAAAGGAGGGCATTGCGGTCAACAGCCTGGTGCGGGTGGAGCACACTTACAAGGTGAGTGACTTCATCGAGGGCAAGGTCGATGCCATGTCTGCCTACGTAACCAACGAACCCGATTACCTGGAGCGCGAAGGCTTCCAGTACGACACCTACAGCCCACGCGCGGCAGGCATCGATTTTTACGGCGACAACCTGTTTACCAGTGAACGCGAGATCGCCAACCATCCGCAGCGGGTCAAGGCCTTCCGCGCCGCCAGTATGAAGGGCTGGGCCTATGCCATGGCCCACCAGGAGGAAATTGCCGACCTCATTCTGGCGCGCTACACGCGCAGGCACGATCGCCAGCACCTGCTGTTCGAGGCGCGCCAGATGGAAGCGCTGGTGCAGCCGGTGTTGGTCGAAATCGGCTACATGAATCCGAACCGCTGGCGCCACATCGCCAGCGTCTATGCCGATCTGGGCATGCTCCCGCGCGACCTTTCCTTTGACGGCTTCCTGTACGATGCCTCGCCCCATGCCGAGCGCAAGGTATGGCTCAATCGCCTGCTGGTGGGCGTGGCCGTGGCGCTGCTGGGCGGCGCCGGCGTGCACCTTACCCTGCTGGCGCGCGAACGCCAGCGCGCCCAGACAGCCATTCGCAAGGGGGAGCTGCGCTTTCGCACCATGTTTGAAGAAGCGCCCATGGGCCT
This region of Massilia sp. PAMC28688 genomic DNA includes:
- a CDS encoding isochorismatase family protein; its protein translation is MQSCLIVIDAQESFRHRPYYHAGAMDAYLVHQNALIEGCVQRGVPVARVLHVEPDAPANPFALASGHVRPLDALAAFTPAFEAHKSRHSALVGTGLDVWLIREGVRRVIISGIRTEQCCETTARHASDLGWEVDYVADATLTFDMLQPDGTPLSAADITARTVTVLHERFATVCTVQQALARAGSGS
- a CDS encoding GlxA family transcriptional regulator, whose protein sequence is MITVWFMLLPDSLIMDWAGPAEALRIASQIRRLQGQAAPFAMRFCGPQASCATSVGIAVSGLEPLPQQLPEGQHWIVLVGRPGQETLADDNATRELLAWLRRLDLAEGGTELMTICAGSVIAAHAGLLHGRRATTHHHHLDELQQTGQGCMVVRNRVFVQDGPVWSSAGVTTGLDLMLHRIGLACGPALAAEVAQNMVVPLRRGPNDPELSPFLAYRNHIHPALHRVQDAVTQAPQQAWTVPAMAAMAHTSPRHLTRLFLEYAGIAPLEYLRRIRLAVAQTALRSGNNVTQAAATAGFSSDTQLRRAWQHFGLEGTPSGMHS
- a CDS encoding M3 family metallopeptidase, whose amino-acid sequence is MNRPQMLIVAASLALVQTAALAAPAAAPTAAAAPLPASNPLAAASTLPFQYPMFDKIKDSHYQPAFAAGMREQLAEVAAIAGSKDAPTFDNTIVAMEKSGQLLSRVSTIFSALQGANTNDKLDAIDREMAPRLAAHDDAIFLNDKLFQRVKALYDQRATLGLDAESAFLLERYYKDFVLAGANLSPEDKKRLKAYNGQIATLQTTFSQNVLKEKNAKALVVNVRSELAGMSDAAIDGAAAEAARRGLKGKFVIPLMNTTGQPALSVLTNRAVRERLLDASMKRSSQGGKYDNRAVVLKLAKLRAEKAALLGYPDYASYSLADQTAQTPANVNKLLSDLAKPAVANARKEAAAIQKIIDAEKGGFKVAAHDWDFYTEKVRADQYSFDENQLKPYFELDNVLVKGVFFAAEKLYGLTFKERKDLPVYNDDVRVFDVYDADGKLLSIFIADMYARSNKQGGAWMNAYVPQSGLLGNKPVVANHLNIPKPPKGEPTLLTADEVKTTFHEFGHALHGLLSNVKYPRFSGTNVPRDFVEYLSQVNEMWMYEPAVLANYAKHYKTGEPMPKELLDKVAASKKFNQGFATTEYIAASLLDQKWHQLPAAKIPTDVLGFEAAALKEAGVDFAPVPPRYRTTYFSHAFSGGYAAGYYSYLWSEKLDADTVEWFKENGGLQRKNGDHFRKTLLSRGGSIEAMQMFRNFRGRDAKIEPLLERRGLIAD
- a CDS encoding DUF3147 family protein, with the translated sequence MAWLITKYLITAGMVVAISEVAKRSDRLGGLVAALPLVTFLALVWLYLDKQPAEKIANHAWYTFWYVVPTLPMFLAFPLLLPRLGFWLTMAACIALTVCCFVLFALLVRQFGIELLP
- a CDS encoding VF530 family DNA-binding protein, producing the protein MSVQALHGITLESLLTRLVEHYGWEGLAQRIDINCFISDPSIKSSLKFLRKTPWARTKVEELYLATKFTP
- a CDS encoding DUF4404 family protein translates to MLNDTTANLKSHLKELHANLSQTGTVDAELQELLRQLDGDIQQLLERPISRQPDDVLLADASGTTLAPQDLSERTQEIAARFAVEHPRLEPALRELSRMLANIGI
- a CDS encoding YgiQ family radical SAM protein: MSRAEMDALGWDQCDVILVTGDAYIDHPSFGMALVGRLLEAQGFRVGIISQPDWMSAEPFRALGKPRLYFGVTAGNMDSMVNRYTADRKIRSDDAYTPNGEPNKRPDRTVTVYAQRAREAFPDVPVIIGSIEASLRRIAHYDYWSDKVRRSVLPDSKADMLLFGNAERALVDLTHRLDAGENIRDIRNLRGTAFMVAPGWLPGEDWSVANSTRVDTPGKVDAHPDPYAMAQEDKTACATDNAAQAPEVVKPIRIMSREERQALAKEKHDKTVVRLPSFDVVKDDPVMYAHASRVFHLESNPGNARAMVQAHGERDVWLNPPPLPLAMDEMDGVYDMNYARAPHPSYGKARIPAWEMIRFSVNIMRGCFGGCTFCSITEHEGRIIQSRSEPSILREIEHIRDKTKGFTGTISDMGGPTANMYRLACKDKKIEESCRRLSCVYPTICVNLGTDHSKLISLYRKARAIPGVKKVLISSGLRYDLAVRSPEYVKELVTHHVGGLLKIAPEHTEEGTLSKMMKPGIGAYDEFKEMFDRFSLEAGKKQYLIPYFIAAHPGTTDEDMLNLALWLKKNNFKLDQVQTFMPTPMAMATTMYHSRKNPLKKVTADSEIVETARSGKVRRSHKAFLRYQDPANWPILRETLVKMGRGDLIGNGDRHLVPAWQASEDGGLAAGERKRQTAGPGTLDKFAAVPRRKTERAAAPTPFIAPESKVRPSILATIKTRPKASAPGPQAASSARAGAAKARPGRK